The genomic region GAACTACATTCCGTGTACCAGAAGTACTCAAAGATGATCAGCTAAGGCTCAGGTTCGAAGGTGTCGATTCAGGATTCCACGTCTGGGTCAATGGCCAAGAAGTTGGCTACAGCCAAGGCGCCAGGGACCCGTCCGAGTTCGACATCACAGGTTTGGTTGACATCACCGCCGAGAATACCTTGGCAGTACGAGTCTATCAATTCACAGATGGATCGTACATCGAAGACCAGGACCAGTGGTGGCTCTCGGGTATCTTTCGAGACGTCTTCCTGCTGGGCTTCCCGAAGGAAGCTTGTCTAGAAGACTTGGACGTGCAGACCATATTGGACGACGACTATCGGAACGCCACACTCAAAGTACAAGCCAAGGTGCACGGCACCGCTGAGGTACAGTTACGTTTATTGGATTCCAACAAGCAGGAAGTGGTATCTGCGTCGAAGAAAGCGTCCGGCGATGCAGGCCAAGTCGAGTGCTCCCTGCCCGTGGAGAACCCAAACAAGTGGACTGCTGAGACGCCCTACCTGTATAGTCTTGTGCTATCAGTCAACGGCAATCAGTACACTTCTCACCGTGTCGGTTTCCGCCAGGTCGAGCTCAAAGATGGCTTGATCAAGGTCAACGGAAAGCGAGTAGTGTTCAAAGGCGCGAATCGTCACGAGCATCATCCGCACCATGGACGCAGCGTGCCTTATGACTTCATGAAGAACGATCTCTTGCTCATGAAGACACACAACCTCAATGCCATCAGAACAAGCCATCAGCCAAGCGATCCTCGGTTGTACGACCTATGTGATGAGCTTGGTATCTGGGTCATGGACGAGGCCGATGTCGAGTGCCACGGCTTCGAGACGATTGCCGATGCAGCACTCTCACCTGAAGATCAAACCCTACCGTTCTTCGAAAGACAAAAGCTCACACGAGCAGATGCCGCTAAGTGGACCTCTGACAACCCTGACTGGCAGCATGCATACCTCGACAGAGCACAGCAGCTTGTACATCGCGATAAGCTACACCCATCTGTGGTGATCTGGAGTCTGGGTAACGAAGCATTCTACGGTCGTCACCATACTGCAATGAGAGATTGGATCAAGTCGTACGACCCAACCAGGCTGATTCATTATGAGCCCGACCTTGAAGCACAGCATATGGACATGCATAGTCGCATGTACCCGCATATCGGTAACCCACCTCGGCACAACGACCCAGCATACGTTCAACACTGTACGCTGCGGACAAGTTTGCCCACATCTCTTTCACGTGAGACTACATGCTTACATATTCACAGATGATATCATCAAGTTCGCCCAAGATAAGTCGAAGAATAAGCCGCTCGTGCTGTGCGAGTTCATTCATGCTATGGGTACGGGACCAGGCAACATCAAGGAATACGTGGATGCGTTCTATGAGTATGAGAAACTTCAGGGCGGCTGGGTCTGGGAGTGGGCCAATCACGGGCTGCTCACGAAGACTAAAGACGGCAAAGAGTTCTATGGATATGGCGGCGACTTTGGTGACCATCCGAACGACTACAACTTCGTCATGGATGGTGTTCTCAACTCGGATCACACTCCAAGAAGCGCTCTGATCGAGTACAAGAAGGCAGTGGAGCCAGTACAGCTTGTCTCTTCGAACGACAAGGTTGCCAAGATCATCAACAGGCTAGACTTTACCACCTTGGACAGCCTTCGATGCAGATTCTCCGTGACACACGAGGGCCAGGAGAAGGTCGAATCAGGCGAAGTCAGAATACCTGATGGTATTGGACCCGGACAGATAGGTAAGTGCGATGCCACTTCTTTCAGCTGTGCTGATGCGTTGTGTACTGACCATCGACAGCGAGCTTGGAGCTGCCGTCCATCTCCTCCGATCTTGGTTCTTCGGAAGTTCTCTTGGACCTGCAGTTCACCCTCAGAGAGGACGCTCCGTGGGTGAAGGCTGGCCACGAAGTTGTATGTGTCCATTCTCATCCGTTGTCCCAGAGCAACAGCATGTCTAACACGGTGTCCATAGGCACTCATCCAAGTACCACATCGTCCAATCTCCAGCGTGTGCTTGCCGAGAACGAAAGACCAGCCAAAACTACAAGTCGAAAAGTCCTCGACTGTCCTCACGATCTCTAGCAAGCAGTCAAAGTGGGTGCTTGACGTAGTGCAAGGACACTTATCATCGTGGCACAAAGACGGCAAAGCTGTCATCACACAACCACTCGAGCCAACCTTTTACCGAGCTTTGACTGACAACGATGCCCCGCGAGACGGCAAAGAGTGGAAAGCCAAGTTCCTACACATGGCCACCATCCACACACGCTCGTCCAGCAGCCAAGCAAACACCGGCGGCACCTTCAGCATCACCTTCAAGCAAAAGTTCGCCCCTCCAGTCCTCTCCTGGAGCCTCAACCTCCAGACAGAATACCTCTTCTCCCCATCCGGCACACTCCAAATCACCATCAAAGGCAACCCCCTTGGCCAGAACCTCCCCGCGACCCTCCCACGTATCGGCATAACCTTCGCCCTCCCCAACTCCTTCCAGTCCATAAAATGGTTCGGCCGCGGTCCCGGCGAAAGCTACACCGACATGAAACTCTCCCAACCCATCGGTCTGCACTCCGTCTCCTCCATCTCCTCCCTCTGGACCGATCCCGAGTTCCCGCAAGAGTGCTCCAATCGCACTGATACGCGATGGCTTGAGATTTCGTCTCCTGAGACGAGCATTACGGCTCAGTTTCTTGAGAAGCCGGACGGCAAGGAGAGGCATCTTTTCGATTTCATGGCGAGTCATTATGGTGTGAGGGATATTGATGAGGCGCAGCATCCGTTTGAGTTGGAAGGTCAGAGGCAGGAGGATGTGGTTTTGAGGCTGGATAAGGCGCATCATGGGTTGGGGACTGGGTCTTGTGGGCCGAAGACGCTGGAGAAGTATGCGCTTAAGACGGAGCCTTTTGAGTTTAGTGTGGTGCTGTACTAGGCAATTCGTCCTGAAGGAAAAGCAGGGGAGGCTAGTGGAGGCGGAGGATAGCTCTTCGACGATATAGCTAGAATGGTACACAACCACTGTGGTCAAACACTTCTGGTATCTTCCTGTCGTATCtatactatctatatacatCTCATCATCATGACACATCATCTCGTCGTAACCTCCACCCCATCGCGCACTTCACGTCTAGATATCCTCCTCATCGTCAACCACAATACTGTACTGTCCAGTCTCAGTATTGTTGGTAATATTACTCTGCTGAATCATGCCGCCCTTGAGACTCCCACTCTCCGCGATCCCACCAGCAATAGGCCTCTGCAGCGCATTTGCGCCACTCTTCACCGTGAAATTGACCAGTGAAATTTCGAGAGGGTTGCGGTTTACGATTGTTGGAAGACCAAAGAAGGATACATTAACTTCATCCTAGTTCAGGTGGAGCTCAAAGTAGCCACGATAATACAGATCATTCCAATGCAGTTCCGGATTCGCCGCTTCGAGAATATCCGAGAAATCATTCGCAGACTTCTGCGTAATATTCTGACCATACGGACAAGGTGACGAAACAGCCGATCCAGCAAACTCCACACCTAGACTCCCTGCACCCGTATCTGCAGAATAATTCGCATGGCCTAACCATACGAGATCCGAGACCCAAGAGGCGTGCGAGTCGCCGCTGATGACGATGTTATTGCCGATGTTGTTTTGCGTTAGGAAGTTCAGGGTTCGGTTGCGGTTAGCTTGGTAGCCGTCCCAGGCGTCGTAGTCGAGGGGGTTGACGTTTCCGTAGGAGACGGATTCGTTGATTTTGGAGAAGACGGTTTGGGAGCTGATGATGCGCCAGCGGGCACCGCGTTGTGCGGAGGCGGAGATACGCCGCCGTCCATGACGAAGGATGCTTCGGTGTTGTTTAGCTCGGAGGCTCCGTCTCGGTATGTGTTGTCGGAGACTTCATGGTCACTGTGAGCGAAGGTTAGAACGTGAAATGCTATGTCTCAGAGGTAAGGGCTTCACTTACTCCCAGACCGGGATCCATGGGTACGTTTGGTGGGAGAGGAGAAGATCCTCGTCTGTTCTGTAAGTAGCCAGCCTCGCGCGGTAGTCGTACAGGGTGTAAATGATGTGCTCGGGCTTTGGCACACGTCCAATGCTCTGACCATACCCATAATCTCCATCTCCAGCGTATTCGTAGATATAGTCTCCCAGATGAAGGACAAAATCGACCGAATCTTTACGAACTGGATTTCCGAAAGCGTTGAAGAAGCCAAATGGAAAGTTGCTACACGAGTAGACTGCCAGACCTACATTGCTAACGTAGTCTCCTGGGTTGGGAGTAGTCTTCGTGCGGCCGAGCGGGCTGGCCGTGCTGTTGCTTCCACAGACATTGAACTGGTAGTAGTATCGTGCCCACGAAGACAATCTGGTGGCTTCCACCTTGACCGTGTAGTCGATGTCACTGCTCGTATATGCTGTGCCGCTGCTCTCTACGTTCTTGAAGTCTGCCGTGCGGGCGACCTTGCATTCGACGCAGACGGGTGCGGTTGAGACTGTTACGTTGGGACCGTGGTTGTAGAGTGGGACGTAGCCGCTGACGGTGGAGTTGCTATTGACATCGTCGACCATGGGAGCTACCCGCGTCCAGAGGATGACCGAGTCTATGAGGAAGGTGCTGTCAGCTGCTGCAACGCGCCGTACTGCAGAGTTCTGGAGCTTCGCGATCGATCTTACTTGGATATGGGTCGCCGGATGCTACGCCATGGGTGAAGTTGAGCTGATCAGCCGTAAACTTCTTGTCTGGAGTGTTTCGCTTGTTGACTTTGCTGAGGGATATGCCTAAAGCTGGATGGTTCTCTGAAGGTGAGCGGTAGTTCAAGTTCTTGACCCAGCTTGCCGAAACAATGGCTGAGCAAGCCAGCACGGAAACGAGAGAGAACTTCATCTTGACAGTAGCCAGACGAGTGTACGAACTTCCTACCCCGAGAAGACATTTCGGGCGGGCAACAAGATCTTATGAACGCCTCAGAATGCGTAGGCAGCTTCCTTTCGCAGCTAGTCGCTCTCAGTCAGGTACAGACTCAGACTCACTGACGAAGCTCTCCCAAACAATCCAGGATGCCACCAATGCCGTCAATGGCACAGTCGCAGAGAGTTCAGGCACGCGGGAACCAGGAGGCTGCTGTCCAATGACAAGCCTTGCATTCGACATGTTTCTGCAGAGCTTAGCAAGTCTTGTTGAGAGCTTGTTAGATAGCGATCTTGGCCGCATGGACGGGGCGTGAAAGTGGAGCTGTTCGCCGAGGGCTGAGAGTCGTGCACCATCTCTCGCTGGACACTGGATCGCTTGCAACAGCACACAATGTTGGATCTGATCTAGGCTGTGAACGGCAGTTCGAAAGAGCAGAGGACTCGTGTCTCGTGTGAGCGTGGCAGTCGATGGGATAAGCGCACACATGTATGCACGTGGCGATGCGTGAGAGAGCTTAGCCGCGTGCTCAGCTCAACGTCGATGGAAGGAAGAGCAGTGCTGCAATCATAACAGTCTGACCATGGACACACAGAAGCGCCTTGCGAGCCAGGGCCAAAAATCAAGGAGAGGATGATGGTATGGTACAGATCATGTCACCTTCTGTCTGATCCAGGTGGGCAAGCGCGACGCATGAAAGAGACGAAAGTCTCGGCAAGCATCGAAACTCATGCATCGGTACAACACACCTTACTGCACTCATACCTCGATCCAAACCAAAGGAGCCAGAGTGCCGAGCACAGCTAACTCCAATCTACTCACACAGTACCACTACAACTTACTCCTTATCAGCTCCACCCCAGCCCTCCTCTCCCACGCCTTAATAACCTCCGTATGATCCGGCCCCTCCCCAGCAACCTCCACCGCCTCCTCCAGCTCCCTCACGATAAGCCCCGGCAACGACAATGTTACCCCCATCTCCTCAATAACTTTTCTCGCAAACTTCATATCCTTCAGCAACAACTGCAGCTGATACCCCGACTTGAAGCGCCTCGTGAGGCCCTATCCTCTTCATCGGCAGCCACACATCGAGGAACGCGGGTGCACCCCACTCACATCAGTCCTAAAACTCTCCCTCGTCGAAAAATCCCCCCAGTCCCCCGATTCATCACCTCCACCATCCTGCTCGGCTCAAGACCAAATTTCTGTCCAGCAACAAAAGCATCACACAAGCCTAAGATACTCGCGCAACTCACATAATTATTCAAGCCCTTCATCGCATGCCCGGCCCCCAAACTCCCCATATAGAAGACGTACCGCCCCATACACTTCAAAACTGGCATAGCCCTCTCCAGCGCGTTGGGGTCCGAACAGCCGACCATCAGGGTAGCGTCGCCTTTGGACAGGGCGAAGGCGTATTCTTGCGTTACGGACGAGTCTATTAGGATTAGGGTTGGGTTGAGGTTCCGTAATAGCTCCGCCGTGTCCCTCGTGTGGAAGGGGGAGGAGGAGGATGTGTCGATGATGATTGTGCCGTTCTTTAGATGTGGTGTGATTTCGAGGAGGACGGAGCGGACGATGGATCCGTTTAGAAGCATGGTGATGAGGACGTCGATTTCATTGAGGGAAGCGTTGGTCGTTGCTACAGTGGCGTTGCCGTGTTCTTTGATGAAGAGTTCTGCTCGAGTGCGGTCTGCATCTTGGACGATGAGGCTGTACGAACTGGATCTTGAGAGAACTGAGGCGAGGGAGTAGCCTGCCTTGCCTAGACCTATGTAGCCGATTGTTCTGATGGGTCGTGTGGTCGACATGGCTGATGTCGTTCTAGATTGGTCCTGTACAGTCGCTGGACATCAGTACCCAACAGGACAACGTTGCCAGGAACAATAAATATGCCGCATGGTCCAAGAGGTCAGCAAATATGCGTCCTGCTGTGATAATTGCTGTCGAGAACCGTGAGCAAGGACATGCAGTGCGGAGAAGCAATTCCAGCCAACAAGCTCATCTGCCGATGCAGCATGAACATGGACCTAATACCGGGCATCCTGCCGCAGCACTTTCGTACCTCATATCGTCGTATCTACATCTCGGGGCATGTCCAACCAAAGCACCAACATAGAAATGTCCACGGGCAGACTGCATCCAGCACAGTCTCCAAGTCCTCTAAACCACATCCCGCAACACCAGAACCACCACCCAAAATCCAAAAAAGCGCCACTCAGCGCAATGCCCTCAGTCAAAGACTTTCCCGCCAAAAGCGCAGATCTCGAGCCGGCTGAGACATGCACTTTCTTGCCCGTTCCGATCAGATTGGTGCTCCTGCCGCCAGGGCAAAAGACAATGTTGAAGGTCCCACCCGCGGGAATGATGAACGTACTCTGTTGATCATCATTAGGAAAAGAATAAGCATCAGGACAAACAGCTTTCGCAGCTTTGCCGTAATAATTGTTGGCGCAATTCCCAGCTCCGGCAAACGAGCCCGTACAGCAATACTTAGGTTTCTTGTACTTTTCGCAGGCGGAGTTGCAGGCTTGGTAGGCTGGTCTTTGGACGTTGCCGCCTGGGTAAGGATAAACGCCGTCACCGGGAGCTTTCGGGGCGTTCTCGAGGAGGTCGAAGGGGCACCAATTCGACAGTGATTGAGCGGTTTGCTTGTCTTCGAAGACAGACTTGTTAGATATGCCGAGGACTTGCTGACGGCTGCTTGATCCACTGGCATCGAAGTCGTTTGCGCTGCCAATGCAGGATGGGTTTGTGGTGCTTGTGTCTAATTCTTCCAGTTTGCTGACGCCATTCGGGTCCAAGACGATGGCCATATCCAAGTTATACCCATCGACCAGACTGAGATCATAGAAAGATTGTTCGCCGTCGCCCAACATCGTGAACTCTGCTAGTGTGGCTGGAGGGTTGCCTGCCTGTCTGCACTTCTTCGGTCCACATTCGCCAGTCATGCAATTGCCATTGCTATAATCGTCGTGAAATGAGCAGTTCGTACGGCCCCAGATCCGGCCTTGCCAATTACTTGCAACAGTGACAGTCTGATTGGCGCCCGCTGCCAGTTCGAAGCCATCCGCGGTAGGTCCGTTACCTGCCTGGGTCACCATGCCAGGCCATATCGTCTCTGTGCAGAGGTTGGAGACTGTCAAAGTGAGCTCGGAGTCCTGCCGCGGAGCGATTCGTCGCTTCGAGTGGTGGTGAGCTGCAGCAGAGAGTGTACTTCCAGTGAGTAGCAAGGCAGATTGTAGCAGCAGTGGAACGCGGCGTCTCATATCTTATGTAACCTGTGGATACAGCTACAGCACCTTCCGCGCTGCTCGTTCCTTCTGTCTCGCTTGCTTTGCTCGGAAGACGGCTGTCTTGGCTTTGAACGAGGTACGGACGCGATTTCGCAGCAATCGAAGCTTGAGGCGATCTCTGTGACTTCCGATCTTCTTGCTACCGATTGCAGGCTTATCCACCGCTCTCGTGCCTGTACCGTTCGTTCTGACGATCTTGAGAGCCAGCGTAGCGGTGTCGGCGATATCGAAGGGGTGCGGAGAGCTAGAAGAACTGGAGGAGCTGGTAGAGCTTATCGATGGGGAGGGAGGAGTTTCAGGTGGCCAGTAGTCTTTGACGAAGCAGTCGGTAGATTGGACGCTCCCTATCGTCGCGGTATCTAGATGCGCTTTTGAGTAATGAGGTGTTTGTGATATAGGAGACTTGACGAGAGATGCTGTCGACGTCGATATGGAACAAGATCAGCTGTCCAGCGGCTGAAGACTTACTGTGAATATCAGGAAGCGACATGTTGGCTGCAGCAGCGGCATTCCTGGCGATAGCGTGGTCCAATGCTGGCAAGAGTTGGTGGAAGCGCTTGTCGATGTTGAAACGAGGAAGCGACGCTGATGTCACAAATTGGGTGCGCTGCAAGCTCAGACCCCTGAGCTGGTGAGACGAATAGCACAATTCGGGCAAGCAGCATCCGAAGCTGAACAGATAACAACAAGTATCATTGTTCATTGAGAGGAGAGTGC from Fulvia fulva chromosome 2, complete sequence harbors:
- a CDS encoding Beta-galactosidase, which translates into the protein MGEMAQEADRPDWDNLSLLHRNALKPRANFHLYSTEDDALSRDVAKAKAQSLAGTWKFHLSDSPPKAPAGFENAAFDINDWKDIQVPGMWQRQGHGRGPHYTNVQFPFFVDPPHPPYTNNECGSYRTTFRVPEVLKDDQLRLRFEGVDSGFHVWVNGQEVGYSQGARDPSEFDITGLVDITAENTLAVRVYQFTDGSYIEDQDQWWLSGIFRDVFLLGFPKEACLEDLDVQTILDDDYRNATLKVQAKVHGTAEVQLRLLDSNKQEVVSASKKASGDAGQVECSLPVENPNKWTAETPYLYSLVLSVNGNQYTSHRVGFRQVELKDGLIKVNGKRVVFKGANRHEHHPHHGRSVPYDFMKNDLLLMKTHNLNAIRTSHQPSDPRLYDLCDELGIWVMDEADVECHGFETIADAALSPEDQTLPFFERQKLTRADAAKWTSDNPDWQHAYLDRAQQLVHRDKLHPSVVIWSLGNEAFYGRHHTAMRDWIKSYDPTRLIHYEPDLEAQHMDMHSRMYPHIDDIIKFAQDKSKNKPLVLCEFIHAMGTGPGNIKEYVDAFYEYEKLQGGWVWEWANHGLLTKTKDGKEFYGYGGDFGDHPNDYNFVMDGVLNSDHTPRSALIEYKKAVEPVQLVSSNDKVAKIINRLDFTTLDSLRCRFSVTHEGQEKVESGEVRIPDGIGPGQIASLELPSISSDLGSSEVLLDLQFTLREDAPWVKAGHEVALIQVPHRPISSVCLPRTKDQPKLQVEKSSTVLTISSKQSKWVLDVVQGHLSSWHKDGKAVITQPLEPTFYRALTDNDAPRDGKEWKAKFLHMATIHTRSSSSQANTGGTFSITFKQKFAPPVLSWSLNLQTEYLFSPSGTLQITIKGNPLGQNLPATLPRIGITFALPNSFQSIKWFGRGPGESYTDMKLSQPIGLHSVSSISSLWTDPEFPQECSNRTDTRWLEISSPETSITAQFLEKPDGKERHLFDFMASHYGVRDIDEAQHPFELEGQRQEDVVLRLDKAHHGLGTGSCGPKTLEKYALKTEPFEFSVVLY
- a CDS encoding Alkaline phosphatase D, whose product is MKFSLVSVLACSAIVSASWVKNLNYRSPSENHPALGISLSKVNKRNTPDKKFTADQLNFTHGVASGDPYPIRRVAAADSTFLIDSVILWTRVAPMVDDVNSNSTVSGYVPLYNHGPNVTVSTAPVCVECKVARTADFKNVESSGTAYTSSDIDYTVKVEATRLSSWARYYYQFNVCGSNSTASPLGRTKTTPNPGDYVSNVGLAVYSCSNFPFGFFNAFGNPVRKDSVDFVLHLGDYIYEYAGDGDYGYGQSIGRVPKPEHIIYTLYDYRARLATYRTDEDLLLSHQTYPWIPVWDLRQHIPRRSLRAKQHRSILRHGRRRISASAQRGARWRIISSQTVFSKINESVSYGNVNPLDYDAWDGYQANRNRTLNFLTQNNIGNNIVISGDSHASWVSDLVWLGHANYSADTGAGSLGVEFAGSAVSSPCPYGQNITQKSANDFSDILEAANPELHWNDLYYLNVSFFGLPTIVNRNPLEISLVNFTVKSGANALQRPIAGGIAESGSLKGGMIQQSNITNNTETGQYSIVVDDEEDI
- a CDS encoding Thaumatin-like protein 1, which translates into the protein MRRRVPLLLQSALLLTGSTLSAAAHHHSKRRIAPRQDSELTLTVSNLCTETIWPGMVTQAGNGPTADGFELAAGANQTVTVASNWQGRIWGRTNCSFHDDYSNGNCMTGECGPKKCRQAGNPPATLAEFTMLGDGEQSFYDLSLVDGYNLDMAIVLDPNGVSKLEELDTSTTNPSCIGSANDFDASGSSSRQQVLGISNKSVFEDKQTAQSLSNWCPFDLLENAPKAPGDGVYPYPGGNVQRPAYQACNSACEKYKKPKYCCTGSFAGAGNCANNYYGKAAKAVCPDAYSFPNDDQQSTFIIPAGGTFNIVFCPGGRSTNLIGTGKKVHVSAGSRSALLAGKSLTEGIALSGAFLDFGWWFWCCGMWFRGLGDCAGCSLPVDISMLVLWLDMPRDVDTTI